A genomic window from Rhodococcus sp. KBS0724 includes:
- a CDS encoding antibiotic biosynthesis monooxygenase, protein MIEEHAMLTVSAGSETDFEAAFHLAKPVMESAPGCLRADLMPSVDRKHTYLLRVRWETLESHTRTFPRTEQARECGRILQPFLAGPPRVTHYLTPITSQ, encoded by the coding sequence ATGATAGAAGAACACGCGATGCTGACCGTCAGCGCCGGCAGCGAAACCGACTTCGAAGCGGCGTTCCATCTCGCGAAGCCGGTGATGGAGTCTGCGCCAGGATGTCTGCGCGCCGATCTGATGCCCAGCGTCGACCGGAAGCACACATACCTGTTGCGGGTTCGGTGGGAAACGCTCGAATCACACACTCGAACCTTCCCGCGGACCGAGCAGGCCCGTGAATGCGGCCGCATATTACAACCTTTTCTCGCAGGTCCGCCGCGTGTGACGCACTACCTGACTCCGATCACTTCTCAGTGA
- a CDS encoding Zn-ribbon domain-containing OB-fold protein: MSGEEPWGPTADGLDQPYWDGLRAGELRLQRCTQCRTWIWGPQWMCGSCHTFDPDWEAVEPVGTVYSWSRSWYPFVTELAAKVPYLTVLVELPDAGNRRVLGILTGADADAVQIGDTVVGHFETDQGATWPMLRWSRKEGRV; this comes from the coding sequence GTGAGCGGCGAAGAGCCGTGGGGACCGACCGCGGACGGACTCGATCAGCCGTACTGGGACGGACTGCGCGCGGGTGAGCTGCGATTGCAGCGGTGCACACAATGCCGGACCTGGATCTGGGGCCCACAATGGATGTGCGGTTCATGCCACACTTTCGATCCCGACTGGGAGGCGGTCGAACCGGTTGGCACCGTGTACTCGTGGTCCCGAAGTTGGTACCCGTTCGTGACAGAACTAGCTGCCAAGGTTCCGTACCTGACGGTTCTCGTGGAACTTCCCGATGCCGGAAATCGCAGGGTCCTCGGCATTCTCACGGGTGCCGACGCGGATGCCGTCCAGATCGGCGACACGGTTGTCGGACACTTCGAAACTGATCAGGGCGCGACGTGGCCGATGCTGCGTTGGAGCCGTAAGGAAGGACGGGTATGA
- a CDS encoding aldehyde dehydrogenase, which translates to MGNADNTSVNRESLFIGGRWVAPLQGASFDVVEAATEKVLGTAAMAGVGDIDAAVAAAREALRGPWAALDNSERADLLDRFAAALKSRGRETAALVSRENGMPIALSGSVNGFGPSVMVSYYASLIRNAPAEDVRPSAFGGRTVVRNEPVGVVAAITPWNYPQPLAAMKIAPALAAGCTVVLKPAPETALDAYAFAEAAEEAGLPAGVLNVVPAGREAGAYLVEHPDVDKVAFTGSTVAGRAIGEVCGRLLRPVTLELGGKSAAIVADDADLSVFAAGLLGVSLVNNGQTCHASTRILAPRSRYDAVVEAVTETVRALRVGDPLEKSTQIGPLVSAAQRDRVLGFVEDGRSAGYRITTGGAVPSDQPIGWFVEPTVFEGVDNAARIAQEEIFGPVLTITPYGDEAEAVAIANDSEYGLGGTVWTSDEEHGLALASQIHSGTVGVNHYELDLAAPFGGVKASGLGRELGPEGLRPYYSAKSIYLATR; encoded by the coding sequence ATGGGAAACGCGGACAACACGAGCGTGAACAGGGAATCGCTGTTCATCGGCGGCCGATGGGTCGCGCCGCTGCAGGGCGCAAGCTTCGACGTCGTGGAGGCCGCGACGGAGAAGGTTCTCGGCACCGCTGCGATGGCCGGCGTCGGTGACATCGACGCCGCGGTGGCAGCGGCGCGGGAAGCATTGCGAGGCCCGTGGGCAGCGCTCGACAACTCCGAGCGCGCCGACCTGCTGGACCGGTTCGCGGCGGCTCTCAAGTCCCGAGGCCGCGAGACCGCGGCACTGGTGAGCCGTGAGAACGGTATGCCTATTGCGTTGTCCGGCAGCGTCAACGGCTTCGGTCCGTCGGTCATGGTCAGCTACTACGCGTCGTTGATTCGGAATGCGCCCGCCGAGGACGTGCGGCCCAGTGCGTTCGGCGGTCGGACCGTGGTTCGAAACGAGCCAGTCGGTGTGGTTGCCGCGATCACCCCGTGGAACTATCCACAACCGTTGGCTGCCATGAAGATTGCTCCGGCACTGGCTGCGGGCTGCACCGTCGTACTCAAGCCCGCACCGGAGACAGCGCTCGACGCGTATGCGTTTGCCGAGGCGGCAGAGGAAGCCGGTTTGCCGGCCGGCGTCCTCAATGTTGTACCGGCAGGGCGGGAAGCGGGTGCTTATCTCGTGGAGCATCCCGATGTCGACAAGGTCGCGTTCACCGGTTCCACTGTGGCCGGGCGTGCAATCGGCGAGGTGTGCGGTCGATTGTTGCGACCGGTCACACTCGAGCTCGGTGGAAAATCCGCTGCAATCGTGGCAGATGATGCAGATCTCTCCGTTTTCGCCGCGGGTCTGCTGGGAGTCTCGCTGGTCAACAACGGCCAGACCTGCCACGCCAGCACCAGGATCCTTGCGCCGCGATCACGCTACGACGCAGTGGTCGAGGCGGTGACCGAGACCGTTCGCGCTCTGCGGGTCGGTGATCCACTCGAAAAGTCGACTCAGATAGGACCTTTGGTCAGCGCGGCACAACGCGATCGTGTTCTCGGGTTCGTCGAGGACGGGCGGAGCGCCGGCTACCGCATCACGACCGGCGGCGCGGTGCCTTCCGATCAGCCGATCGGGTGGTTCGTCGAGCCGACGGTATTCGAGGGTGTCGACAACGCAGCGCGTATCGCCCAGGAAGAAATCTTCGGTCCCGTCCTGACGATCACTCCGTATGGCGACGAGGCGGAGGCCGTTGCCATCGCCAACGATTCCGAATACGGCCTCGGCGGCACGGTGTGGACCTCCGACGAAGAGCACGGTTTGGCCCTGGCGTCGCAAATCCACAGTGGCACTGTCGGAGTCAATCACTACGAATTGGATCTGGCAGCCCCGTTCGGTGGCGTCAAAGCATCCGGACTCGGCCGTGAACTCGGGCCGGAAGGACTCCGGCCCTATTACAGCGCGAAGTCGATCTATCTCGCGACTCGCTGA
- a CDS encoding acetyl-CoA acetyltransferase: MTLDPRTPILVGGGQINERSGGIEPVDLIVSAAREAAAEAGSARLLELVDSVRIVGMLSWKYRDPGALVGERIGAVPRTTGYTGSGGSSPQVLVNGAALDIAAGRADVVLIGGAESWRTRMKLRAKGERPEWTVQGDSVPSAPILVPEVPMTAESERRIGLDRPAYLYPLFEQALRISSGRMDSDHRDHIGSLWSGFSRVAATNPHAWTQREYSPSEITTPSPENRPIAWPYTKLLNSNNMVEQAAALLMCSVGTAQQLGIPRENWVFPQSGTEAHDTYAVAERAALDRSPAIRIAGARALELAGIGIADVSLVDVYSCFPSAVQVAAKELGLALGDPSRPLTQTGGLTFAGGPWNNYSTHAIATLTTKLRADPGAWGLLTANSGYLSKHAFGVYRTEPAATGFRCEDVQARVDSEPTTTALTSYEGAASIESFTVVHDREGKPEKGFVAARIATGERTLAVTDEADELARMTESDVAEAKVSVSADGSFRFR, from the coding sequence ATGACGCTTGACCCGAGAACCCCGATTCTGGTCGGCGGCGGACAGATCAACGAGCGCTCCGGAGGCATCGAACCGGTAGATCTGATTGTCTCGGCAGCTCGCGAGGCTGCAGCAGAAGCGGGCTCGGCAAGGCTGCTCGAGCTCGTGGACTCCGTGCGCATCGTCGGCATGTTGTCGTGGAAGTATCGCGATCCTGGCGCCCTTGTCGGGGAGCGAATCGGTGCGGTGCCGCGCACAACCGGATACACCGGTAGCGGTGGTAGTTCGCCACAGGTTCTGGTCAACGGCGCAGCCCTGGACATCGCAGCCGGACGCGCTGATGTCGTGTTGATCGGTGGTGCGGAGTCGTGGCGTACCCGAATGAAGTTGCGCGCCAAGGGGGAGCGCCCGGAGTGGACGGTGCAAGGCGATTCGGTCCCGTCGGCGCCGATCCTCGTTCCCGAGGTGCCGATGACAGCGGAGAGTGAACGACGCATCGGGCTCGATCGCCCGGCGTATCTGTACCCGTTGTTCGAGCAGGCGCTGCGAATCTCCTCGGGCCGTATGGATTCCGACCATCGCGATCACATCGGCTCGCTGTGGTCCGGATTTTCTCGAGTTGCTGCCACTAATCCGCACGCCTGGACGCAACGTGAGTACTCACCTTCCGAGATTACGACGCCGTCGCCGGAGAATCGTCCGATCGCCTGGCCGTATACAAAGCTTCTCAACTCCAACAATATGGTGGAACAGGCTGCAGCCCTGTTGATGTGCTCTGTCGGGACCGCTCAGCAGCTGGGTATTCCGCGCGAGAACTGGGTGTTTCCGCAGTCCGGAACCGAAGCGCACGACACCTATGCTGTCGCGGAACGCGCAGCGCTCGATCGTTCGCCCGCGATTCGGATCGCCGGTGCTCGCGCGCTCGAACTGGCCGGGATCGGCATCGCCGACGTTTCCCTGGTGGACGTGTATTCGTGCTTCCCGTCTGCGGTGCAGGTTGCGGCAAAAGAGTTGGGGTTGGCGCTGGGCGATCCGTCTCGGCCGCTGACGCAGACCGGTGGACTCACATTTGCCGGCGGACCCTGGAACAACTACAGCACTCACGCGATCGCGACACTGACCACGAAACTGCGAGCCGATCCGGGGGCGTGGGGGCTGCTGACCGCGAACAGTGGGTACTTGAGCAAGCATGCGTTCGGCGTTTACCGTACCGAGCCGGCGGCGACGGGATTCCGCTGTGAAGACGTGCAGGCGCGAGTTGATTCCGAACCGACAACAACAGCGTTGACGTCGTACGAAGGTGCCGCGAGCATCGAGTCCTTCACCGTTGTGCATGACCGGGAGGGCAAGCCCGAGAAGGGTTTTGTTGCCGCCCGCATTGCTACTGGTGAACGCACGCTTGCGGTGACCGACGAGGCTGACGAGCTTGCCCGCATGACGGAGTCGGATGTGGCTGAGGCAAAGGTTTCGGTATCCGCGGACGGATCCTTTCGGTTTCGGTAG
- a CDS encoding thiolase C-terminal domain-containing protein, translating to MSSIALRGAAAVVGVAEHHYRRGEGPHGEQRMTLEAIVAACADAGISPREIDGFVSYAGGSNDGAVIGGALMVNDVKWSNMMWGGGGGTVAAAVNNAVVAIASGQADVVAVYRAMSQEDTGRLGYAKYHYGPHFLAHGVGSPAQVCALRTQRLLEHDGVPREAMRSLVLAAYQHAQNNPTAQGYGQPLDIDTYENSRLITEPFHLFDCSRESDGAVALILVSAERARDLRQTPAYVLAGAQGAPGGYSSIIDNDNQYTSAGFAGVDGRPGVADRLWAAAGIGPSDVDVVQVYENFSGPAVSALIDHGLAPSGPAAGDVLTVENLTAPTGKLPINTSGGNIADSFVNGMGLAVEAVRQLRGTSTNQVADAKTSLFIGGPMAPIVSSTLFAHADAL from the coding sequence ATGAGCTCGATTGCATTGCGCGGAGCTGCTGCCGTCGTCGGAGTCGCCGAACACCATTACCGCCGGGGCGAAGGCCCGCACGGTGAGCAGCGGATGACGCTGGAAGCAATAGTCGCGGCCTGCGCCGACGCCGGCATCTCGCCGCGTGAGATCGACGGATTCGTCTCCTACGCAGGCGGTTCGAACGACGGTGCGGTCATTGGCGGCGCGCTCATGGTGAACGACGTGAAATGGTCGAACATGATGTGGGGCGGCGGCGGCGGGACCGTCGCTGCGGCCGTCAACAATGCCGTCGTCGCGATCGCGTCGGGGCAAGCTGACGTCGTCGCGGTCTATCGCGCGATGTCGCAGGAGGACACCGGGCGCCTCGGCTACGCCAAGTACCACTACGGCCCACACTTTCTCGCTCACGGAGTCGGCTCACCGGCTCAGGTCTGCGCCCTGCGCACGCAACGACTGCTCGAACATGACGGAGTGCCGCGCGAGGCGATGCGATCACTCGTGCTCGCCGCGTACCAGCACGCCCAGAACAACCCCACCGCACAGGGATACGGCCAACCGCTCGATATCGACACCTACGAGAACTCGCGCCTCATCACCGAGCCGTTCCATCTGTTCGACTGCTCGCGTGAGAGCGACGGGGCAGTTGCCTTGATTCTCGTGTCCGCGGAACGTGCCCGCGATCTTCGACAGACCCCGGCCTACGTTCTGGCCGGCGCGCAGGGTGCGCCTGGCGGATACTCATCGATCATCGACAACGACAACCAGTACACGAGTGCAGGTTTCGCTGGGGTAGACGGCCGGCCCGGCGTCGCAGATCGACTGTGGGCGGCAGCCGGGATCGGCCCGTCCGACGTCGACGTCGTCCAGGTCTACGAGAACTTCTCCGGGCCGGCGGTCTCGGCACTGATCGATCACGGGCTGGCGCCGTCCGGCCCCGCGGCCGGCGACGTGCTGACCGTCGAAAACCTGACGGCACCGACTGGCAAGCTGCCGATCAACACCAGCGGCGGCAACATCGCCGATTCCTTTGTCAACGGCATGGGACTTGCAGTCGAGGCCGTGCGGCAGCTTCGTGGCACATCCACCAATCAAGTTGCAGATGCAAAGACGTCGTTGTTCATCGGTGGTCCGATGGCTCCGATCGTCAGCTCGACGCTGTTTGCGCACGCCGACGCGCTCTGA
- a CDS encoding acyl-CoA dehydrogenase family protein, with translation MESDLFESDHLLFRDSVRSYVEKHVVPNLEKWDADRLIDRETWLAAGKQGLLGLSVPEEYGGPGEVDYRFRVVVQAEIARVGASALQSGFSTNDDIVLNYLLRHANEEQRRRWLPGFVTGETIGAIAMSEPVAGSDLRAIGTTAVADGTDWVINGSKTFITSGILADLVIVFAKTDPDAGSRGFSLFVVEEGMPGFSRGRKLDKMGLHAQDTAELFFEDVRVPQENLLGELGSGFAYLMQSLPLERLGIGIAAQVSAEAVFGWTLDYVKERTAFGKKIGEFQGLGFTLAELQTAIEVSRAYIDRCVRAHNAGTLTAVDAAKAKLWATELQGRVNDAGVQFHGGYGYMMEYPVAKAYIDARIQRIYGGTNEIMKEIIHRDLLKA, from the coding sequence GTGGAAAGTGATCTGTTCGAGAGCGATCATCTGTTGTTCCGCGACTCCGTGCGCTCGTACGTCGAGAAGCACGTTGTACCCAACCTCGAAAAGTGGGACGCCGATCGTCTGATCGACCGCGAAACCTGGCTGGCCGCAGGCAAACAAGGGCTCCTGGGGTTGTCCGTCCCCGAAGAATACGGTGGACCAGGCGAGGTGGACTACCGCTTCCGCGTGGTCGTCCAGGCTGAAATCGCGCGGGTCGGAGCGTCAGCCCTTCAGTCGGGCTTCTCGACCAACGACGACATCGTGCTCAACTACCTGCTCCGCCACGCAAACGAGGAACAGCGCAGACGCTGGCTCCCCGGCTTCGTCACCGGAGAGACCATCGGCGCCATCGCGATGAGCGAGCCCGTTGCGGGTAGTGACCTGCGCGCCATCGGGACTACCGCCGTGGCGGATGGAACGGACTGGGTGATCAACGGTTCGAAGACGTTCATCACCAGTGGCATTCTGGCCGACCTGGTGATCGTGTTTGCCAAGACGGATCCCGACGCAGGCTCCCGTGGATTCAGCCTGTTTGTCGTCGAGGAAGGAATGCCGGGGTTCAGTCGAGGACGCAAACTCGACAAGATGGGCCTGCACGCGCAGGACACTGCGGAACTCTTCTTCGAGGACGTACGAGTTCCCCAGGAGAACCTCCTCGGCGAACTCGGATCCGGCTTCGCCTATCTGATGCAGAGTTTGCCTCTCGAGCGCCTGGGCATCGGTATCGCCGCCCAGGTCTCCGCGGAAGCGGTGTTCGGATGGACGCTCGACTACGTCAAGGAGCGCACCGCCTTCGGCAAGAAGATCGGCGAGTTCCAAGGCCTGGGTTTCACGTTGGCGGAATTGCAGACGGCGATCGAGGTCTCCCGGGCATACATCGACCGTTGCGTCCGTGCGCACAACGCCGGAACGCTCACGGCGGTCGACGCCGCGAAGGCAAAGCTGTGGGCCACAGAGTTGCAGGGACGAGTCAACGACGCCGGCGTTCAGTTCCACGGCGGGTACGGCTACATGATGGAGTACCCCGTCGCAAAGGCATACATCGACGCGCGCATCCAACGTATCTACGGTGGCACGAATGAAATCATGAAGGAAATCATTCACCGAGATCTACTGAAGGCGTAG
- a CDS encoding GNAT family N-acetyltransferase, with amino-acid sequence MISYRWCEQLVDDDRAEVLELVRTAADYDHEAGFTAIPAADVEAVSRAGVVVWHLPIKARRDLSARDDAPMLVVAYLHLSIDDSGQGSVAYVVHPDYRSRGVTTMLVEELGIDVTQPGGWVGTGATALRAWAYGSHPASERLTGRFGIEAVRRLWTLSRNLTGPFAVDLAPASVPAGYAVNGARDMVAVTEIVGVAGLPTRQAAEVSDGIASGTGSVLIASDQGGQPVGFVWFDPELHEHLELRAAWVRALVLTPQSRGSGLGTALLTRALEELEAVGAQTSLIRIDPEDEGAVRMLRLLSYEQEDAHACFQVGVWKEGVES; translated from the coding sequence ATGATTTCCTACCGATGGTGCGAACAGCTCGTCGACGACGATCGGGCCGAGGTTCTGGAGCTCGTGCGCACGGCCGCCGACTACGATCACGAGGCGGGTTTCACGGCAATACCGGCCGCTGACGTCGAGGCTGTTTCGCGGGCGGGCGTGGTGGTCTGGCATCTGCCGATCAAGGCTCGCCGGGACCTGAGTGCCCGTGACGATGCACCGATGCTTGTTGTTGCCTACCTGCATTTGTCGATCGACGACAGTGGTCAGGGATCGGTGGCGTACGTCGTCCATCCGGACTACCGCTCACGTGGTGTCACCACGATGCTTGTCGAAGAACTCGGAATCGACGTCACCCAACCTGGGGGGTGGGTGGGTACCGGCGCCACGGCATTGCGAGCGTGGGCATATGGCAGCCATCCCGCTTCCGAGCGCTTGACCGGACGGTTCGGTATCGAGGCCGTACGGCGGTTGTGGACGCTCTCCCGAAATCTGACCGGCCCATTCGCGGTGGATCTCGCACCGGCATCGGTGCCGGCGGGGTATGCCGTCAACGGGGCGAGGGACATGGTCGCAGTCACTGAGATTGTTGGTGTGGCAGGGTTGCCGACGCGTCAAGCGGCCGAGGTTTCGGACGGGATCGCGTCGGGAACCGGGTCGGTGTTGATCGCGTCGGATCAGGGCGGTCAACCGGTTGGATTTGTGTGGTTCGACCCCGAGTTGCATGAACATCTCGAACTTCGGGCTGCCTGGGTGCGGGCGCTGGTGCTTACTCCGCAATCGCGGGGCAGCGGTCTGGGGACCGCGCTGCTCACTCGTGCGCTCGAGGAACTCGAGGCGGTTGGAGCCCAAACTTCGCTGATCCGAATAGATCCCGAAGACGAGGGTGCGGTGCGCATGCTCAGGCTGCTGTCGTACGAGCAGGAGGATGCGCATGCGTGCTTCCAGGTCGGTGTATGGAAGGAGGGTGTCGAATCGTGA
- a CDS encoding CaiB/BaiF CoA-transferase family protein codes for MTTPTTPLTGIRVLDITDGLGESTSRYLADLGAEVIRIELPGGSASRTAEPIRGGVSIPFALRNANKLGIVLDLESESGRGELRALAAGADILIESLRPGWLDERGIGAAELTVHNPELVWMSISPFGRTGPYRDWAVTEPVLYAMSGVLSRSGAPGREPLLPPAGLAEGTVSVHAAWAALLAYYNRLTTGRGDIIDVSAYEVVVHGFDPGFGTQGSAAAGRTEDFPRGRPNASNFYPVFACADGQVRICLLAKRQWRSMFEWLGSPEEFADPKYDTIPARFAAADRLHPLIAELFAGETRDELVAQGAARGIPVGGVLAPSEVLAAEHFQASGALIDAEIAPNLHARVPSGYGSIGGNRIGFRTRAPQLGEHQGAVAARSRPSSVPAADRASGERPLAGLRVLDLGVVVFGAELGRQFADFGADVVKIENANFPDGLRQSKRGSALAASVAWGHRNKRSFGVDLRRPEGLALFRQLAADADLVLANFKPGTLKSMGLSYDELAEINPRIIVHESSAFGSTGPWSKRMGYGPLVRASGGVSALWRYPDDAEVLCDGSTVYPDHIAAQAGAVAVLATLIQRAHTGTGNIVEVVQSDTALVHLGSLLTAESLAPGSIVASGNSDPYAAPSGVFACAGDDEWCVVTVRDDEDWARLCAVIGREDLVEDVDCATSAARVLNRDKVDHVLSQWLSNWSPAEAMNQLQAAGIPAGAMVRLPELLTDPQLTARNAYTEIEHSLLPAKLPAATRLVRFGTIADPELRQAPIAGEQTREIAESLLGLSSAEVDHLVRTSVLQPPADDRAHESRRSAEELV; via the coding sequence ATGACAACACCGACGACACCACTGACCGGGATACGCGTACTGGACATCACCGACGGATTGGGTGAGTCCACCAGCCGGTATCTCGCCGATCTCGGTGCCGAGGTGATCCGCATCGAGTTGCCCGGCGGATCTGCATCACGAACGGCCGAGCCGATTCGCGGCGGTGTCAGCATTCCGTTTGCTCTCCGCAATGCCAACAAACTTGGCATCGTGCTCGACTTGGAATCGGAGTCCGGCCGCGGCGAGCTCCGCGCTCTCGCTGCCGGGGCCGATATTTTGATCGAATCACTGCGACCGGGTTGGTTGGACGAACGGGGCATCGGCGCAGCCGAATTGACGGTGCACAACCCCGAACTCGTGTGGATGTCCATCTCGCCGTTCGGGCGCACCGGCCCGTACCGTGATTGGGCGGTTACCGAGCCGGTCCTGTATGCGATGAGCGGTGTGCTGTCGCGATCCGGGGCGCCGGGCAGAGAGCCGCTGCTACCGCCGGCGGGGTTGGCCGAGGGAACGGTGAGCGTGCACGCCGCTTGGGCGGCGCTGCTGGCCTACTACAACAGGTTGACCACTGGCCGGGGCGACATCATCGACGTCTCCGCCTACGAAGTTGTCGTCCACGGGTTCGACCCGGGGTTCGGGACGCAGGGATCTGCCGCTGCGGGCCGAACCGAGGACTTTCCTCGCGGACGGCCCAACGCCTCCAACTTCTACCCGGTCTTCGCGTGCGCCGACGGACAGGTGCGGATCTGCCTCCTGGCCAAGCGGCAGTGGCGATCGATGTTCGAATGGCTTGGTAGTCCAGAAGAATTCGCCGATCCGAAATACGACACGATTCCGGCTCGTTTTGCGGCGGCCGATCGGCTGCATCCGCTGATCGCCGAGTTGTTTGCCGGCGAGACCAGGGACGAACTTGTTGCCCAGGGCGCAGCGCGGGGTATCCCGGTCGGCGGCGTCCTGGCACCGAGCGAAGTACTTGCGGCTGAGCACTTCCAGGCGTCCGGCGCGCTGATCGACGCTGAAATCGCACCGAATCTGCATGCCCGGGTGCCGTCGGGTTACGGTTCGATCGGTGGGAACCGCATCGGTTTCCGCACGCGTGCACCACAACTCGGTGAGCATCAGGGGGCCGTCGCGGCCCGATCGAGGCCCTCGTCCGTTCCCGCCGCGGATCGCGCATCCGGCGAACGCCCTCTCGCGGGGCTGCGTGTCCTGGATCTGGGCGTTGTCGTGTTCGGCGCTGAACTCGGCAGACAGTTCGCGGACTTCGGGGCCGACGTCGTCAAGATCGAAAACGCTAATTTCCCGGACGGTCTTCGTCAGTCGAAGCGCGGATCGGCGCTCGCTGCCTCCGTGGCCTGGGGGCATCGCAACAAGCGCAGCTTTGGCGTCGACCTGCGACGTCCGGAGGGACTGGCGCTGTTCCGCCAACTGGCTGCCGACGCTGATCTGGTTCTGGCCAATTTCAAGCCGGGCACACTGAAGTCGATGGGGCTCTCGTACGACGAACTTGCCGAGATCAATCCGCGCATCATCGTTCACGAGTCCAGTGCCTTCGGGAGTACCGGACCGTGGAGCAAACGCATGGGTTACGGACCGCTGGTACGAGCGTCCGGAGGAGTGTCGGCGCTGTGGCGATATCCGGATGACGCAGAAGTGCTGTGCGACGGGTCGACGGTCTACCCGGACCATATCGCTGCACAAGCGGGGGCCGTGGCAGTACTTGCCACGCTGATCCAGCGTGCGCACACCGGAACCGGAAATATCGTGGAAGTGGTGCAGTCCGATACCGCGCTTGTTCATCTGGGTAGTTTGCTGACCGCGGAGTCGCTGGCTCCGGGATCGATTGTCGCGTCGGGTAATTCGGATCCGTATGCTGCACCGTCCGGTGTCTTCGCGTGTGCCGGCGACGACGAGTGGTGTGTTGTCACCGTTCGTGATGACGAGGACTGGGCCAGATTGTGCGCAGTGATCGGTCGTGAAGACCTTGTCGAGGATGTCGACTGCGCAACGTCGGCAGCTCGGGTGCTCAATCGGGACAAGGTTGATCATGTTCTTTCCCAGTGGCTTTCGAATTGGTCACCGGCTGAGGCCATGAACCAGTTGCAGGCTGCGGGAATCCCGGCCGGTGCGATGGTACGGCTTCCCGAACTGCTCACCGATCCTCAGTTGACGGCGCGCAATGCCTATACCGAGATCGAACATAGTCTGCTCCCAGCGAAACTACCGGCCGCAACTCGGCTGGTTCGCTTCGGCACCATCGCGGATCCGGAACTTCGGCAGGCCCCGATCGCCGGCGAACAGACCCGCGAGATCGCGGAATCCCTCCTCGGACTCAGTTCCGCCGAGGTCGACCACCTGGTCCGCACTTCTGTGCTGCAGCCGCCTGCCGACGACCGAGCGCATGAATCACGAAGATCAGCAGAGGAATTGGTCTGA
- a CDS encoding aromatic ring-hydroxylating dioxygenase subunit alpha yields MTEVGAPREERIRRTLDHLRNDTTDDFGHLTWFRPEEFRDTDIAKLERDRIFGRVPSIVAHGSEIPKAGDFFTLQMPRNNVIVVRQRDGSVKTLVNVCRHRGAMVEKEEKGRCRLFSCPYHRWSYDTDGSLRTITRENTFGETDQSDMGLISLPTEERHGFIWVVDDADATIDVADWLGPDMDAIMSGYDIESLTCFRAEGFDEPVNWKLMQDAFLDGYHIQYAHPNSAAKHIHTNVMAFEDFGRHCRFVTPRKSIDRWIEEDPGSRSLANDVTESHLVGPNSTLLRQPDHFQLLTFRPHPTDPQRCRMEMRVMVPPVEKTEFSQEKWERRWNKNWEILLAVLHAEDFPLLRDSQVGLTSASAGRMVLGQNEVANQVFRRETQKLLDQN; encoded by the coding sequence ATGACTGAAGTCGGAGCACCCCGCGAGGAACGCATTCGCCGGACCTTGGATCACTTGCGCAACGACACCACGGACGATTTCGGACACCTCACGTGGTTCCGCCCCGAGGAATTCCGGGACACCGACATCGCCAAACTCGAACGCGACCGCATCTTCGGACGCGTCCCGTCGATCGTCGCTCACGGATCCGAGATCCCGAAGGCCGGCGACTTCTTCACCCTGCAGATGCCGCGCAACAACGTCATCGTCGTTCGCCAGCGTGACGGCAGCGTCAAGACCCTCGTGAATGTGTGCCGACACCGCGGCGCCATGGTCGAGAAGGAAGAGAAGGGTCGCTGCCGGCTCTTCTCGTGCCCGTACCATCGCTGGTCGTACGACACCGACGGCAGCCTGCGCACCATAACCCGCGAGAACACGTTCGGCGAGACCGATCAGTCGGACATGGGTTTGATCTCGTTGCCCACCGAGGAACGCCACGGTTTCATCTGGGTGGTGGACGACGCCGACGCCACCATCGACGTCGCCGACTGGCTGGGTCCGGACATGGATGCGATCATGTCTGGCTACGACATCGAATCGCTTACCTGCTTCCGCGCAGAAGGTTTCGACGAGCCGGTCAACTGGAAGCTCATGCAGGATGCCTTCCTCGACGGCTACCATATTCAGTACGCGCATCCGAACAGTGCCGCCAAGCACATCCATACAAACGTCATGGCATTCGAAGATTTCGGTCGCCACTGCCGCTTCGTCACCCCACGTAAGTCCATCGATCGCTGGATCGAGGAGGATCCCGGAAGCCGGAGCCTCGCGAACGACGTGACCGAGAGCCATCTCGTCGGCCCGAACAGCACGCTGCTTCGTCAACCCGACCACTTCCAGCTCCTGACATTCCGGCCGCACCCCACAGATCCGCAGCGTTGCCGAATGGAAATGCGTGTGATGGTTCCGCCCGTCGAAAAGACGGAGTTTTCGCAAGAGAAGTGGGAGCGCCGCTGGAACAAGAACTGGGAAATTCTCCTGGCCGTCCTGCATGCCGAGGATTTCCCACTGTTGCGCGACTCCCAGGTCGGTCTGACCAGTGCAAGTGCCGGCCGCATGGTGCTTGGCCAGAACGAGGTCGCAAACCAGGTATTCCGTCGCGAAACGCAGAAGCTGCTCGACCAGAACTGA